In Carassius carassius chromosome 7, fCarCar2.1, whole genome shotgun sequence, one genomic interval encodes:
- the LOC132144074 gene encoding ras-related protein ORAB-1-like, with product MNPEYDYLFKLLLIGDSGVGKSCLLLRFADDTYTDSYISTIGVDFKIRTIELDGKTIKLQIWDTAGQERFRTITSSYYRGAHGIIVVYDVTDQESFNNIKQWLQEIDRYASENVNKLLVGNKCDLTTKKVVDYTTAKEFADSLSIPFLETSAKSSSNVEQAFMTMAAEIKKRMGPGATAGGSEKSNVKIQSTPVNTSSAGCC from the exons ATGAATCCCGAATA TGATTACCTGTTCAAGCTCCTGCTGATCGGAGACTCTGGCGTGGGGAAGTCCTGTCTCCTGCTGCGTTTCGCT GACGACACGTACACGGACAGCTACATCAGCACGATCGGAGTGGACTTCAAAATCAGGACGATAGAGCTCGACGGAAAGACCATCAAACTACAGATC TGGGACACGGCCGGTCAGGAGCGGTTTCGCACCATCACCTCCAGCTACTACAGAGGAGCTCACGGGATCATCGTCGTGTATGATGTCACGGATCAG GAGTCCTTCAACAACATCAAGCAGTGGCTTCAGGAGATCGATCGCTACGCTAGTGAAAACGTTAACAAGCTCCTGGTGGGAAACAAGTGTGATCTGACCACCAAGAAGGTTGTGGATTACACCACAGCCAAG GAGTTTGCAGACTCTCTCAGCATCCCGTTCCTGGAGACGAGCGCCAAGAGCTCCTCTAATGTGGAACAGGCCTTCATGACCATGGCAGCAGAGATCAAGAAGAGAATGGGCCCCGGGGCCACTGCGGGAGGCTCCGAGAAATCCAACGTCAAGATTCAGAGCACGCCGGTCAATACATCCTCCGCAGGATGCTGCTGA